In Lycium ferocissimum isolate CSIRO_LF1 chromosome 7, AGI_CSIRO_Lferr_CH_V1, whole genome shotgun sequence, the sequence CTTTATTGACTCTCCTCCCAGTCAGTACTCATGCATGTGTAATTAATAAACAGTACTCCTCAACGACGTCGTTCAGGTGTCCATTGAGGCAACGATGGGCTAAAGTGTCTTGACATTACTCTCGAGTCAAGAAGTTCCAAAATAGGTGCAAAATTCACACATCTTGGCACCTTATATTGATTAATAGAAGCACCCCTTGAAATTGCATAATCCATGAGTTCTTCAAATGTCCCATTTTTTACCACCCTAATCTCCAATGGACCAATTGAGTTACAAGCAACTCGGCCTTGTCGATACACTGTGTTTAACGACTCTTCCATGGCCAAACAACATTTGTCCAACACTTCATCACTAGGAGAATTGTTTAAATCCTTCATTAATAACTCCCAATAAATCACGTAATGACCTGGAATCGTCTTTGTGTCTGCATAACTAGTGTACTCCACCACGCTAGTGTTGAATTCCCTTAGTAGTTTCGAAGCATTCTCTACGGCTCTCTGTAACTCAGCCTCGTCGGTTTTATCCGAGTCAATGCTCAACAAGACGTTTTTTCGCCTCACGAAATGGAACTGTGGGGCAGAGTTATGGAACCCGGTGACTCGGAGTATGTCACCAACTCTGTAGCGGTACAACCCTGCATAAGTCGTGATAACAAGTTCATACTCTTTGCCAACTTCAACGTCCACCAGGTCAACGAGATTGGTAGGTGAAGAATTTTTGGTAGGATCATGGGGTAGAAATTCGAAATAACCCATGTTTGGCATGATGGTGTACGAAACTTCCGAGGGCTTACACATGGGATTTAAATTGAGTCCAAAGTAACACTCGGAAGCTGCGTACATAGTACAGGCTTTTGGTAATCCACCACTGTAATAGTCCAAAGTAGGAATATACTGAGCCATAGCACCGGTGACAATTACGTCAAGGTACTTAGTCTTAGGCCAAATCCTCGTGATAATTCCTTCCCAATTTTCCTTACAACATTCATCAGCAATAAAATCGGCTAGGTCTGG encodes:
- the LOC132064832 gene encoding probable indole-3-acetic acid-amido synthetase GH3.1, which gives rise to MAVDSVLSSPLGPPTCEKDAKALQFIEEMTRNADAVQERVLDEILTRNSQTEYLKRFKLDGASDRETLKSKIPVVTYEDLQPEIQRIANGDRSPILSAHPISEFLTSSGTSAGERKLMPTIKEELDRRQLLYSLLMPVMNLYVPGLDKGKGLYFLFIKSETKTPGGLLARPVLTSYYKSEHFKSRPHDPYNVYTSPNEAILCADSFQSMYTQMLCGLYEREQVLRLGAVFASGLVRAIRFLQLHWSQLAHDIRTGTLNPQITDSSVCERMGKIMRPNPDLADFIADECCKENWEGIITRIWPKTKYLDVIVTGAMAQYIPTLDYYSGGLPKACTMYAASECYFGLNLNPMCKPSEVSYTIMPNMGYFEFLPHDPTKNSSPTNLVDLVDVEVGKEYELVITTYAGLYRYRVGDILRVTGFHNSAPQFHFVRRKNVLLSIDSDKTDEAELQRAVENASKLLREFNTSVVEYTSYADTKTIPGHYVIYWELLMKDLNNSPSDEVLDKCCLAMEESLNTVYRQGRVACNSIGPLEIRVVKNGTFEELMDYAISRGASINQYKVPRCVNFAPILELLDSRVMSRHFSPSLPQWTPERRR